A part of Chloroflexota bacterium genomic DNA contains:
- a CDS encoding glycerol-3-phosphate dehydrogenase/oxidase produces MLNKKWREKTWSALDQLWDVIVIGGGITGAGIFNMAAQKGLKVALVEARDFAFGTSSRSSKLIHGGIRYLKNRQFDVVRESVRERERLIRESDGLVDPLAFIFPAYEHNIQEAHLMRLGVIAYDLMAPKWQHDFLKQEEVVKSVPAINQKALVGGVEYYDSRLDDSQLVMRVISDGIRFGGLALNYAKVTGLCKSRSGRVEGVVVEDQSGTLTPATRELRGNVVINATGPWSDEIRQSVSGEPKLRRLRGSHLIFSREKLPIESAVTMLHPRDNRALFAIPWEGRTMIGTTDLDDPTTEDEARINPLEYEYLMEAVQYAFPDFTVTDADLISTFAGLRPVINTNAPTPSKESRAHQVWEEDGLVTVSGGKLTIFRVMAADVLNFCRDHLPGEPKFDHQAPCFIHPEPETTPKASETAWQMMAGRLGEDVTPFFESALPDELQSIDPMPQFWAEMAWAASNEAVVHLDDLLLRRVRVGLLLPKGGLGEINHIRALIQQPLGWSDETWQAEVVRYQRLWQKSYHLPH; encoded by the coding sequence ATGCTCAATAAAAAATGGCGTGAAAAAACCTGGTCGGCATTGGACCAGCTCTGGGATGTAATCGTCATCGGCGGCGGGATCACTGGCGCGGGTATCTTCAACATGGCTGCCCAAAAAGGGCTCAAAGTTGCCCTGGTCGAAGCCCGTGATTTCGCTTTTGGCACTTCCAGCCGTTCCTCCAAACTGATCCACGGCGGAATCCGGTATCTTAAAAATAGACAATTCGATGTAGTTAGGGAATCGGTACGCGAACGTGAACGCCTGATCCGTGAATCGGATGGTTTGGTAGACCCTCTGGCATTCATCTTCCCGGCCTATGAACACAACATACAGGAAGCCCACCTGATGCGGTTGGGCGTGATCGCCTATGACCTAATGGCACCCAAATGGCAGCATGACTTCCTCAAACAGGAAGAAGTTGTTAAGTCCGTCCCTGCAATCAACCAGAAAGCACTTGTCGGTGGTGTGGAATATTATGACTCTCGGCTGGATGACAGCCAGCTGGTCATGCGGGTGATCTCGGACGGGATTCGCTTTGGGGGTTTGGCACTCAACTACGCCAAGGTAACTGGGCTCTGCAAATCCAGAAGCGGCCGGGTGGAAGGTGTGGTCGTGGAAGACCAAAGCGGCACCCTTACCCCTGCCACCCGCGAACTGCGGGGCAATGTGGTCATCAACGCGACCGGTCCCTGGTCGGATGAAATCCGCCAATCGGTCAGCGGCGAGCCCAAACTGCGCCGTCTGCGTGGCAGCCACCTGATCTTCTCTCGTGAAAAACTGCCCATTGAATCCGCCGTGACAATGCTGCACCCACGGGACAACCGGGCCCTGTTTGCCATCCCCTGGGAAGGGCGAACGATGATTGGCACCACTGACCTGGATGATCCCACCACGGAAGATGAGGCCCGGATTAACCCTTTGGAATATGAATATCTGATGGAAGCCGTACAATACGCTTTCCCCGATTTCACTGTCACCGATGCTGACCTAATTTCCACTTTTGCTGGTCTGCGGCCTGTGATCAACACCAACGCTCCAACCCCTTCCAAGGAATCACGGGCACACCAGGTTTGGGAAGAAGATGGCCTGGTGACCGTCTCTGGCGGCAAGCTGACCATCTTCCGCGTGATGGCAGCTGATGTATTGAACTTCTGCCGGGATCACTTACCCGGAGAGCCAAAATTCGACCACCAGGCCCCATGTTTCATCCATCCCGAACCGGAAACCACCCCAAAAGCCAGCGAAACTGCCTGGCAAATGATGGCCGGTCGCCTGGGTGAAGATGTCACCCCCTTCTTTGAAAGCGCATTACCTGACGAGCTCCAATCCATTGACCCCATGCCGCAATTCTGGGCCGAAATGGCCTGGGCCGCCAGCAATGAAGCTGTGGTGCATTTGGATGACCTGCTCCTGCGTCGGGTTCGGGTGGGTTTATTGCTGCCGAAGGGTGGCCTGGGTGAAATCAACCATATCAGAGCCCTGATCCAGCAACCTTTGGGCTGGTCCGATGAAACCTGGCAGGCGGAAGTTGTTCGATACCAAAGACTCTGGCAAAAAAGCTACCATCTGCCGCATTAA
- a CDS encoding FAD-binding oxidoreductase → MKRIQGWGNIETDYPVPEPAKQYLTGAVGQPLKLQNATIESLIQKVPASQLPDNPLITTDAEERLSHSRGQSLNDWIDMCDGLVDTFPDGVAYPTSDSEVRELISFAKQHKINLVPYGGGSSVVGHLTPPGEGLPTLSVDMAKMNQLLNLNEINHEATFAAGVSGPDLEKQLGTHGYVLGHFPQSWEYSTLGGWVVTRSVGQQSIHYGRIEPLFVTGHMETPSGPLDFPHVPKSAAGPDLRHLAMGSEARLGILTQATVRIRRLPQQEHFYSAFFPDFETGVKAMRQIAQAELPLSMLRLSDPYETETTFQLSGAEKLIKVAKAGLNLVGQRDQRCMLIYGLTGNPAENRLADIKLSHMVRANKGLMVKFYLGKEWIKKRFLSPYLRNTLWDLGYALDTLETALPWDRLQKGRKEILKAIRTGLEDQNEIVLVFSHVSHVYTNGGSMYVTYLYRRSQDPEETLARWRTLKTAASEAIVANGGTISHQHGVGLDHKPYLPQEKGPLGIHLIRETIKDVDPDQVMNRGKLLDLD, encoded by the coding sequence ATGAAAAGGATCCAGGGTTGGGGTAATATCGAAACCGACTACCCCGTACCAGAACCAGCCAAGCAGTACCTTACCGGCGCCGTGGGGCAGCCCCTCAAGTTGCAAAACGCCACCATCGAATCCCTCATCCAAAAAGTGCCCGCTTCCCAATTGCCAGATAATCCCCTGATCACCACAGACGCCGAAGAGCGCCTTAGCCATTCACGCGGCCAATCCCTCAATGATTGGATCGATATGTGCGATGGCCTGGTGGACACCTTTCCCGATGGCGTGGCCTATCCCACATCAGATTCCGAGGTGCGAGAGCTGATCTCCTTTGCCAAACAGCACAAGATCAACCTGGTGCCTTATGGCGGCGGTTCAAGCGTCGTCGGGCACCTGACCCCTCCCGGTGAAGGCCTCCCCACCCTGAGCGTGGATATGGCGAAGATGAACCAGCTGCTGAACCTCAACGAGATCAACCATGAGGCCACCTTTGCTGCCGGTGTCAGCGGCCCAGACCTGGAAAAACAACTCGGGACCCACGGCTATGTCCTGGGCCACTTCCCCCAATCATGGGAATACTCCACCCTGGGCGGCTGGGTCGTCACTCGCTCTGTTGGGCAACAATCCATCCATTACGGTCGGATCGAACCCCTGTTCGTCACCGGCCACATGGAGACCCCCAGTGGTCCGCTAGACTTCCCCCACGTTCCCAAGAGTGCGGCCGGTCCCGATCTGCGTCACCTCGCGATGGGTTCAGAAGCCCGGCTGGGTATCCTCACCCAGGCCACAGTCCGTATCCGCCGCCTCCCCCAGCAGGAACACTTTTATTCCGCTTTCTTCCCGGATTTTGAAACGGGCGTCAAAGCCATGCGGCAGATCGCCCAGGCGGAACTGCCCCTCTCAATGCTGCGGCTGAGTGACCCTTACGAGACTGAGACCACCTTCCAGCTTTCGGGTGCAGAAAAACTGATTAAGGTTGCCAAAGCCGGCTTGAACCTCGTTGGCCAACGGGACCAGCGCTGTATGCTGATCTACGGGCTGACAGGCAACCCTGCTGAGAATCGTCTTGCCGACATCAAACTTTCCCATATGGTCCGTGCCAATAAGGGCCTGATGGTCAAGTTCTATCTGGGTAAAGAATGGATCAAGAAACGCTTCCTATCCCCCTACCTGCGTAACACACTCTGGGACCTGGGCTATGCCCTTGATACCCTAGAGACGGCGCTGCCCTGGGACCGCCTGCAGAAGGGCCGCAAGGAAATCCTCAAAGCCATCCGGACCGGCTTGGAGGATCAAAATGAGATCGTCCTCGTCTTCAGTCATGTCTCCCATGTTTACACCAACGGCGGTTCGATGTATGTGACCTATCTCTATCGCCGCTCACAGGACCCGGAAGAAACCCTCGCTCGCTGGCGGACCCTGAAGACCGCAGCCAGTGAGGCCATTGTCGCCAATGGCGGGACGATCTCCCACCAGCACGGGGTGGGCCTGGATCACAAACCCTACCTACCGCAGGAAAAAGGCCCGTTGGGGATCCACCTCATTCGGGAAACCATCAAAGACGTGGACCCGGATCAAGTGATGAACCGGGGCAAACTACTGGACCTGGACTGA
- a CDS encoding Gfo/Idh/MocA family oxidoreductase codes for MEKTLRIGFLGTGSIAKAHTYALDAVQHYYEGMPKIERVVAASPTPAHREAFANRYGFAESCAPEAVWERDDLDAVYILGANPAHAPQLIEAIKSPTIKRIYVEKPVASSREELAQLEEISKTDHGKFVMMGFQFLQKSPVRQALAHWQTGKFGDPVHFRTEYLHSSYLSADYRAKRTSRLLPIPVNGATVDLGSHILSLLTAFLGDTLTVQDAFTTNANLTGFPEKSDLCTTAMLQETQTGAIGTMTASRISAGTGDQLKVEIYGTIGSIVFDTAQPDIYMSYLPEEGWQRHDVYGNYSPASKFYAGYSPAGWLRAMVHNHYLFLGGAPDISFVPTLEHGIQVQRLVQQIADALA; via the coding sequence ATGGAAAAGACATTACGAATTGGTTTCCTGGGAACGGGCAGCATTGCCAAAGCGCATACATATGCATTGGACGCCGTTCAACATTATTACGAGGGGATGCCCAAGATCGAGCGGGTTGTGGCGGCATCGCCCACACCGGCGCACAGAGAGGCTTTCGCCAACCGCTATGGTTTCGCTGAATCGTGCGCGCCGGAAGCCGTTTGGGAACGGGATGACCTGGATGCGGTGTATATTCTGGGCGCAAACCCCGCCCATGCCCCCCAATTAATCGAAGCGATCAAAAGCCCAACTATCAAACGGATTTACGTAGAAAAACCCGTTGCCTCTTCCCGCGAAGAATTGGCCCAGCTGGAAGAGATCAGCAAAACCGATCACGGTAAATTCGTAATGATGGGGTTCCAATTCCTGCAGAAATCCCCCGTGCGTCAAGCCCTGGCCCACTGGCAGACCGGCAAATTTGGTGATCCGGTTCATTTCCGAACGGAATACCTGCACAGCAGCTACCTCAGCGCAGACTATCGGGCCAAGCGCACCAGCCGCCTTTTGCCCATCCCGGTCAATGGTGCCACTGTGGACTTGGGCTCTCACATCCTCAGCCTGCTCACAGCCTTCCTGGGTGATACCCTGACTGTTCAGGACGCATTCACCACCAACGCCAACCTGACCGGCTTCCCAGAAAAAAGCGACCTCTGCACAACCGCCATGCTTCAGGAAACCCAGACTGGTGCGATCGGTACCATGACCGCCAGCCGCATCTCGGCTGGAACAGGCGATCAATTGAAAGTTGAAATCTACGGCACCATTGGGTCGATCGTCTTTGACACCGCTCAGCCTGATATCTACATGAGCTACCTGCCGGAAGAAGGCTGGCAGCGGCACGATGTTTACGGTAATTACTCACCCGCGTCGAAGTTCTACGCCGGTTACAGCCCCGCCGGCTGGCTGCGCGCAATGGTGCACAACCACTACCTCTTCCTGGGCGGCGCCCCGGACATCAGCTTCGTGCCCACTCTCGAACATGGAATCCAGGTTCAACGCCTGGTTCAACAGATCGCTGACGCTCTGGCCTAA
- a CDS encoding radical SAM protein, translating into MKPSNSFTGKLTKIFQRTPLPKTGLYHYRREGKDEKTRIHLRIDPDGRGLLIVNANRVVHLNPSAAAMTYFHLEGLTPETASKALQREFSVSAKDAQNDFMDFINQVEELLRPNGACPVCELDLETMAPFSAKPSAPYRMDLAITYRCNNNCSHCYNARSRQYPELSLEEWKAVIDRVWDQRIPHIVFTGGEPTLYPHLTDLIAYAESLGVITGLNTNGRKLADPAFVQSLVDAGLDHVQITLESHDPAIHDLMVASKGAWEQTVAGVRNVIASPLYIMTNTTLLTHNSLYVKETLHFLGELGVPTVGLNALIYSGKGEEVDTGLAEENLPPLLEIARELTEAQGQRLIWYTPTQYCHFNPLQLDLGVKGCTAALYNMCIEPNGDVIPCQSYYQALGNMLQDPWKSIWEHPLALSLRNRSDVPEGCLTCEFLPECGGGCPLAREHQTIHPIQNPIFSK; encoded by the coding sequence ATGAAACCATCAAACTCGTTTACTGGAAAATTGACCAAGATCTTTCAACGCACGCCCCTGCCCAAAACCGGGCTGTATCATTACCGGCGTGAGGGCAAGGACGAGAAAACCCGCATTCACCTTCGGATTGATCCGGACGGGCGCGGGCTGTTGATCGTTAATGCCAACCGGGTTGTGCATCTCAACCCCTCTGCGGCGGCAATGACATATTTTCACCTCGAAGGCTTAACCCCCGAGACAGCCTCCAAAGCCTTGCAGCGGGAATTCAGTGTCTCGGCCAAAGATGCCCAAAATGACTTCATGGACTTCATCAATCAAGTTGAAGAACTCCTGAGGCCCAATGGCGCTTGTCCGGTCTGTGAACTGGACCTAGAAACCATGGCGCCCTTCAGTGCGAAACCCAGTGCGCCTTACCGGATGGACCTGGCCATCACCTATCGCTGTAACAACAACTGCAGCCATTGCTACAATGCCCGCTCACGGCAGTATCCCGAGCTTAGCCTTGAGGAATGGAAAGCTGTCATCGACCGGGTCTGGGATCAACGCATTCCCCATATCGTCTTCACGGGTGGCGAACCCACCCTCTACCCCCACCTGACGGATCTGATTGCCTATGCCGAATCGCTGGGTGTGATCACCGGCCTGAACACCAATGGCCGCAAGCTGGCAGATCCGGCTTTTGTGCAATCCCTGGTGGACGCGGGACTGGATCATGTGCAGATCACCCTCGAATCGCATGACCCGGCCATCCATGACCTGATGGTAGCCTCGAAAGGCGCCTGGGAACAGACCGTTGCCGGGGTGCGCAATGTGATCGCGTCACCCCTCTATATCATGACCAACACCACCCTGCTGACTCACAACAGCCTCTATGTTAAAGAGACTCTGCATTTCCTGGGCGAGCTTGGTGTGCCAACCGTTGGTCTGAATGCCCTGATCTATTCCGGCAAAGGCGAAGAGGTCGATACCGGCCTGGCCGAAGAAAACCTGCCCCCTTTGTTGGAAATCGCCCGTGAGCTCACAGAAGCTCAGGGACAGCGTCTGATCTGGTACACCCCCACCCAATACTGCCATTTCAACCCCTTACAATTGGATTTGGGCGTGAAGGGTTGTACAGCAGCACTTTATAACATGTGTATTGAACCCAACGGGGATGTCATCCCCTGCCAATCCTATTATCAAGCCCTGGGCAATATGCTCCAGGACCCCTGGAAATCGATCTGGGAACACCCCCTGGCGCTCTCACTCCGCAATCGGAGCGACGTGCCTGAGGGCTGCCTGACCTGTGAGTTCCTGCCCGAATGCGGCGGAGGCTGTCCACTGGCCCGGGAACACCAGACGATCCATCCCATCCAGAATCCCATATTTTCAAAATAA
- a CDS encoding rod shape-determining protein — MAGLSHELGIDLGTLNTRIAEGKDILIQEPTVVAILLEELKLVEIGQSALDMLGRVPDTIEVNHPMRYGVIAEFEITENLLRELVRRVTGRMLLFRPNLMVTIPYGITSVERRAVYEAGLGAGSRDVNLIQQPLAAAIGVDLPISTPTGNMIVSLGGGTSQAAVLAMNGIVSAETTQMAGLRMDDSIIDYVRHKYGLIIGQPTAEQLKIKIGAAIPQDEQHSMEIQGQDQVSGLPKPVLLTTDEIVEALQKPLEEVVTMIRHVLEKTPPELISDIIDRGVALCGGTALMRGIDKYLTKALGIPAYLVDNPTTCVVEGAAKAFSMMDELSRNLPPKS, encoded by the coding sequence ATGGCAGGACTCTCACACGAACTCGGAATCGACCTGGGTACCCTTAACACCAGGATTGCCGAAGGCAAAGACATCCTCATTCAAGAACCTACCGTGGTTGCCATCCTCCTGGAGGAGTTAAAACTGGTGGAAATCGGCCAATCCGCTTTGGATATGCTGGGCCGTGTCCCCGACACCATTGAGGTCAACCATCCGATGCGCTACGGCGTCATCGCGGAATTTGAAATCACCGAAAACTTGCTGCGCGAGCTGGTTCGCCGCGTAACCGGACGGATGCTGCTCTTCCGCCCCAATTTGATGGTCACCATCCCCTATGGGATCACCAGTGTCGAGCGCCGCGCGGTCTATGAAGCCGGGCTGGGCGCTGGCAGCCGGGATGTCAACCTGATCCAGCAGCCCCTGGCAGCCGCCATCGGCGTGGATCTGCCCATCAGCACCCCTACCGGTAACATGATCGTCAGTCTGGGCGGCGGCACATCTCAGGCAGCCGTTTTAGCAATGAATGGCATCGTTTCCGCTGAGACAACTCAGATGGCCGGCCTCAGGATGGATGACTCCATCATTGATTACGTCCGCCATAAATATGGGCTCATCATTGGTCAGCCCACCGCTGAACAATTGAAAATTAAAATTGGCGCAGCCATCCCGCAGGATGAGCAACACTCTATGGAAATCCAGGGCCAGGACCAGGTCAGCGGTCTGCCCAAACCCGTGCTTCTGACCACAGATGAGATCGTCGAAGCCCTGCAAAAACCACTCGAAGAAGTCGTCACCATGATCCGGCACGTGCTGGAAAAGACCCCGCCGGAGTTGATCTCCGACATCATCGACCGCGGGGTGGCCCTGTGTGGCGGCACAGCCCTGATGCGCGGGATTGACAAGTATCTCACCAAAGCCCTCGGTATTCCCGCTTATTTGGTGGATAACCCCACGACCTGTGTGGTGGAAGGAGCGGCCAAAGCCTTCTCAATGATGGATGAGCTCAGCCGAAATCTTCCCCCCAAGTCATAA
- a CDS encoding pyridoxal phosphate-dependent aminotransferase family protein: MDLFEKCFSFSTVKDAKKTGIYPYFIPLDENEGTEVIFNDQRVIMCGSNNYLGLTTHPKVRQAGIDAIQRYGTSCTGSRFLNGNMSLHENLEAELAEWVGKEAALVFSTGMQVNLGTISAVVGRGDFVILDKEDHASIVDGAWLSSGKIERYRHNDIDHLERVMASLPEDRGKLLVVDGLFSMEGDIAPLPEIIPLCEKYGVRLMVDDAHAMGVLGGGRGTAAHFGMTEGVDLIMSTFSKSFASLGGFIAGEADVVDYIKHKARSLIFSASIPAANAAAALAALEVMKEEPERIERVNQIGAYMREEYKKLGFDTGDSVTPVIPIIIGDDALTFMTWKRLFEEGVFVNPVISPAVSQGRQLLRTSYMATHTDEQLDQVLSTFEKVGKELGLI; the protein is encoded by the coding sequence ATGGATCTATTTGAAAAATGCTTTTCCTTTTCGACTGTGAAGGATGCTAAAAAAACTGGAATTTACCCGTATTTCATTCCACTCGATGAGAATGAAGGGACTGAGGTCATTTTTAATGACCAACGCGTGATCATGTGTGGCTCGAACAACTACTTGGGACTCACCACGCATCCCAAGGTTCGCCAAGCAGGCATTGATGCCATCCAGCGTTATGGCACCAGCTGCACCGGATCCCGTTTCCTCAATGGGAACATGTCACTGCACGAAAACCTCGAAGCTGAACTGGCTGAATGGGTGGGGAAGGAAGCAGCCCTGGTCTTTTCCACCGGGATGCAGGTTAACCTGGGAACGATCAGCGCTGTGGTCGGCCGCGGTGATTTTGTGATTTTGGATAAGGAAGACCATGCCAGCATCGTGGATGGGGCCTGGTTGAGCAGTGGCAAGATCGAACGTTATCGCCATAATGACATTGACCATCTTGAACGGGTGATGGCAAGCCTGCCTGAAGATCGAGGAAAACTGCTGGTCGTGGATGGCCTTTTTAGCATGGAAGGTGATATCGCTCCTTTGCCGGAAATCATCCCGCTTTGTGAGAAATATGGCGTCCGCCTGATGGTGGATGATGCCCATGCGATGGGCGTTTTGGGTGGGGGCCGCGGCACTGCGGCGCATTTCGGTATGACCGAAGGTGTGGACCTGATTATGTCCACATTCAGCAAGTCATTTGCTTCTTTGGGCGGGTTCATTGCTGGTGAAGCGGATGTGGTGGATTACATCAAACATAAAGCCCGCAGCCTGATCTTCAGCGCCAGTATCCCGGCAGCCAATGCCGCAGCCGCTCTGGCCGCGTTGGAAGTTATGAAGGAAGAACCGGAGCGTATTGAACGTGTCAACCAGATTGGCGCTTATATGCGTGAGGAATATAAGAAGCTTGGGTTTGATACCGGCGATTCAGTTACCCCGGTTATCCCAATCATCATTGGTGACGATGCTCTGACCTTTATGACCTGGAAACGGCTCTTTGAAGAAGGCGTCTTCGTGAATCCGGTGATCTCACCGGCCGTCTCACAAGGCCGCCAGTTATTGCGTACCAGCTATATGGCTACCCACACCGATGAACAATTGGACCAGGTGTTGTCAACTTTTGAGAAGGTTGGCAAGGAACTGGGTCTGATCTAA
- the fadR gene encoding fatty acid metabolism transcriptional regulator FadR, giving the protein MTTYQSDSPNTQNWKPIKKPAELVESRLIEAILDGTFPANSHLPAERELAESLGVTRPTLREALQRLTRDGWVEIHHGKPTRVRDYLTEGNLGVLNALAEHPDFSPDNFVPNLLTARLAMAPLYTLLAVENAPNELLAFLERRVALDDSPREFADFDWSLHHTLTILSGNPIFVLILNGFKDLYLNLAPVYFNIPDARQTSRYFYDELAKATQAHDSERAKSLTESIMRDSLRFWQQAHFD; this is encoded by the coding sequence ATGACCACTTACCAGTCCGACTCACCTAATACCCAAAACTGGAAACCCATCAAAAAACCCGCTGAACTCGTCGAATCCCGCCTGATCGAAGCTATTCTGGACGGCACCTTTCCCGCCAACAGCCACCTCCCCGCCGAAAGGGAACTGGCGGAATCGCTGGGCGTTACCCGGCCCACGCTGCGGGAAGCGCTCCAACGGCTGACCCGCGACGGCTGGGTTGAGATCCATCACGGCAAACCGACTCGGGTGCGCGATTATCTCACCGAAGGTAATCTCGGCGTGCTCAATGCCCTGGCGGAACATCCTGATTTCTCACCGGACAACTTCGTGCCCAACCTGCTCACTGCCAGGCTGGCGATGGCACCCCTCTACACTCTCCTTGCGGTGGAAAACGCCCCCAATGAATTGTTGGCCTTTCTGGAACGCCGTGTCGCACTGGACGACTCCCCGCGGGAATTCGCTGATTTTGACTGGTCGTTGCACCATACCCTCACCATTCTCAGTGGTAATCCGATCTTCGTCTTGATCCTCAACGGCTTCAAGGACCTCTATCTGAATCTTGCCCCGGTATATTTTAATATTCCGGATGCCCGTCAGACCTCCCGCTATTTCTATGATGAGCTTGCCAAGGCAACGCAAGCCCATGACTCTGAGCGGGCAAAATCTCTCACCGAATCAATAATGCGTGACAGCCTGCGCTTTTGGCAGCAGGCCCACTTTGATTAA
- a CDS encoding restriction endonuclease, with the protein MEGFIAIFTILYAFWPLIIFFGFRPFFQRGEFFPDRIRRASNRVFFGWIVWGAFWGYLLANDTQPFSLIPEPLNTVLFISLGVISGGVSIGFWWHHHNEHRISLADAQTLEDLMALSPDNFEALIAKLFEAYGHQTAVMGGNGDHGVDVVVMTSEGEKWIVQCKRYSGSVGEPIVRDLYGTLLHEDAQKAYLITTGGLTRQAVAWAEGKPIVLYDGDGLVRLIRRTQSARNRSAI; encoded by the coding sequence ATGGAAGGTTTCATCGCAATTTTCACTATACTTTATGCTTTCTGGCCCCTGATCATCTTTTTTGGTTTTCGGCCCTTCTTTCAACGCGGAGAATTCTTTCCAGATCGGATAAGACGAGCATCCAATCGGGTTTTCTTCGGATGGATCGTCTGGGGAGCATTTTGGGGATATCTGCTTGCCAATGACACCCAGCCATTTTCGCTGATTCCGGAGCCATTGAACACCGTTCTCTTTATCTCCCTGGGTGTGATCTCAGGTGGGGTGTCGATTGGCTTCTGGTGGCATCACCACAACGAGCATCGAATCAGCCTGGCGGATGCCCAAACGCTGGAAGACCTGATGGCGCTTTCACCGGATAATTTTGAAGCATTGATTGCCAAATTATTTGAAGCCTATGGGCATCAGACAGCCGTCATGGGTGGGAATGGCGATCATGGCGTGGATGTGGTGGTCATGACGAGCGAGGGGGAAAAATGGATTGTGCAGTGCAAGCGATACAGCGGCTCAGTGGGAGAGCCGATTGTGCGGGATCTCTATGGCACCCTCTTGCATGAGGATGCCCAGAAAGCCTATTTAATTACTACTGGCGGATTGACCCGTCAGGCTGTTGCATGGGCCGAGGGCAAGCCGATCGTCCTTTATGATGGCGATGGGCTTGTCCGCCTGATCCGCAGGACGCAATCCGCCAGGAATAGAAGCGCAATTTAA
- a CDS encoding redox-sensing transcriptional repressor Rex translates to MAEVIVPDIVISRLPWYLQTLNQLARQGMHTVSSKMLAERLGTTAAQIRKDLSYFGGFGKQGTGYSIYYLIEQLQKILNLDRVWQVVVVGAGDLGRALTRYQGFASRGIEIGLLFDVDPKVIGTPVGSVVVEDVAVMEEKIREKNIKIAILTVPAQAAQQTADKLVAAGVKSILNYAPITLITPESVHVQHIDPVLHLQRMMYYLGDSKR, encoded by the coding sequence ATGGCAGAAGTAATTGTCCCAGACATTGTAATCAGCCGGTTACCTTGGTATCTCCAGACTCTCAACCAGTTAGCACGACAGGGGATGCATACCGTTTCGTCAAAAATGCTGGCTGAACGGCTTGGTACGACTGCAGCCCAAATCCGTAAAGATCTGTCTTATTTTGGGGGATTTGGCAAACAAGGGACGGGCTATTCGATTTATTATCTGATCGAGCAACTTCAAAAGATCCTCAACCTTGACCGGGTTTGGCAGGTTGTGGTGGTCGGCGCAGGTGACCTGGGCCGGGCACTTACCCGCTATCAGGGCTTTGCCAGCCGCGGGATTGAGATTGGCCTGCTTTTTGATGTGGACCCAAAGGTGATTGGGACCCCCGTCGGTTCAGTGGTTGTTGAAGATGTGGCGGTTATGGAAGAGAAGATCCGGGAAAAGAATATAAAAATTGCCATTCTGACTGTACCTGCCCAAGCTGCCCAACAGACAGCAGATAAATTAGTCGCAGCCGGGGTTAAATCCATTCTGAATTATGCTCCGATCACGTTGATCACCCCGGAATCAGTTCATGTGCAGCATATTGACCCTGTGCTCCACTTGCAGCGGATGATGTATTATCTGGGGGATTCCAAGCGCTAA
- a CDS encoding methyltransferase domain-containing protein, with amino-acid sequence MNPELTLADWHSRFQQQAGWTTEIRRHLFEQAGLKPGCKVLEVGCGTGAVMGAITEEFDFTLTGVDIYHPSLCFAHNENPVYQLTQADGHQLPFADDSFDTVYCHYLLLWVADPVQVLAEMKRVTHPGGAVIALAEPDYTSRIDYPPPLDELGLIQNESLVRQGADVEMGSKLNDLYQQVGLRNTYTETLDEELEQDLIAEDSLEWQVLRSDLKDMVTRADLDQFELFDVDARNNGERVMIIPTHYAIGWVGE; translated from the coding sequence ATGAACCCGGAACTCACTCTGGCCGATTGGCACTCCCGTTTTCAGCAGCAAGCCGGCTGGACAACTGAAATCCGCCGGCACCTCTTTGAACAGGCTGGCCTGAAACCCGGCTGTAAGGTTTTAGAAGTTGGCTGCGGAACCGGTGCGGTGATGGGTGCCATTACAGAAGAATTTGACTTTACCCTGACTGGGGTGGATATATACCACCCCAGTCTTTGTTTTGCCCATAATGAAAACCCCGTATACCAGCTCACCCAAGCGGACGGACACCAGCTGCCCTTTGCTGATGACAGCTTTGACACTGTCTATTGTCATTACCTGCTGCTTTGGGTAGCGGATCCCGTTCAGGTGCTGGCTGAGATGAAACGTGTGACTCATCCCGGCGGCGCAGTGATCGCCCTGGCAGAACCGGATTACACCAGCCGGATCGACTATCCCCCACCGCTGGATGAGCTAGGACTGATCCAGAATGAATCACTGGTGCGGCAAGGGGCTGATGTTGAAATGGGATCCAAACTTAATGACCTGTACCAGCAAGTTGGACTTCGCAACACCTACACCGAGACACTCGATGAGGAGCTGGAACAGGACCTGATAGCAGAAGATTCTCTGGAATGGCAGGTCCTTCGTTCGGACCTCAAAGACATGGTCACAAGAGCCGATTTGGACCAATTTGAATTATTTGATGTTGATGCCCGAAACAACGGGGAACGGGTTATGATCATCCCAACCCACTATGCCATTGGCTGGGTTGGCGAGTGA